Genomic segment of Arachis stenosperma cultivar V10309 chromosome 4, arast.V10309.gnm1.PFL2, whole genome shotgun sequence:
TTTAGTACTTTTATAATACCATTAAACATTATTTCTACATAACAATCAGAGAAGCCATtatagaaaaatagaaggatagATAAAACAAGAGATAGAGTACACGACAACAATGATCcaaatactattattttttagtacACTTCATTTGTACACGAAATTTCCTTAATAACAGCTCCTAATACAAAAAAAACCTAGTTACTGTGGActcaatttaaaattaaaatgttcAATTATGCTAACGAAATAATTTCACTTCAAGAAGAATGCATGCAAACTAAATGCATTTTCAACAGAAGCAACTACTTAGTTTCAGTTTATAGCAAGCAAACCACACTACTCAGATACAACTACAAGTGCCCCTAAGACAATGAGAAGCTTGACTTTTCTCACGTCAGTAAGTTCTTATAGCTCCACAAACATACCTCTTGAGAAAAAGAGATACCATGCAAGAGTGTTGTCTAGAATATAATGAGAAATATATTACACAACAACTACATAGATATTGTTGCCTTAGGCAACCTCATTTGGATTGATAGAATCATTCTGCGCTGAAGTTGATGAATCTGTTTCATGTGTATTATCATAAGCTATATCTGGGGATTGTAACTTTGATCCTTGGGGAGAATACCACGTTGGCTTTGGAGGAAATGGGATAGAATCAAGTGGTCCTTCTAACATTTCTATTACTCTTTTCATGGACGGTCTGTCAGAAGGATTTCTTTGTATACACCATATGCTTACTAAAATAATCTTCTTTACTAAATCATTATTTTCATCCTCTATATTCATCAAACATTTGGCTGAAAGATTGTCTTGTTCGAGCTCCTTGTAAATCCAATCTGTAAAAAATATTTCACTGGCACGAGAatctttattattataattcttTTTGCCTCCGACTACTACAAGAATCAACTTCCCATAACTATACACATCGGATTTGTGAGAAATTCGAGAAACTCCACCATACATTTGATTATATACTTCTGGTGCAATATATCCTGGAGTTCCTCTTGCACACTGTAGAGATACGATGCTCTCTTTCTTTGTACATATTTTAGCTAGTCCAAAATCAGCAATTTTAGGAACAAATTCCTCATCCAAAAGAATATTTTGAGGTTTAATATCAAGATGTAAAATTTTGGTGCTACATCCCCAATGTAAATATTCTAGCCCACGAGCAATACCAATTATAACTTGGTAGAGTATATTCCAATCCAATTTGCATACAGCATTAAACGATGCCCTTTCATCAATAAATTTGTCTAAAGAACCATTTGGCATGAATTCATAAATCAATGCTCTTTTGTTTGGCTCATAACAAAATCCTAAAAACGGGACAATATTCACATGGGATGTTCTATTAATACTTGCAACCTCATTTATAAATTCTTCTCCATTAGCTTTACACTCTTTTAATATCTTTACTGCTACCTGACGACCATCACTTAAACTTCCTTTGTATACAACACCAAATGCTCCTTTTCCTAGTTCCTCACGAAATGAATTAGTCATCTTTTTTACCTGTGAATAACTATATCGTTTTTGCACCATAAACCCATGACTTTGTATCAAATCCTCAACATTGTGATCAACAATTGTTTTCTTGAACAGAATTTTCTGTAACCTCTTGCTTTTATAAATAACCGCAGCACATGTTACCAAAATTCCAACACTGGCTGCTGATAAGCCTGTACGTATATATGCAGGGAACAAAGTGGAGATCAATTACAAACAATAATTTGAATATAATCCTTTCAGAAAAATTCTTAAGAAACATGGACCAAAAAATCAATCACTCATGACTTTTTATATTGATGAGCTGGTCAAACTTTGAAAATGATTCTACAAGTTAGATATTTCAAATAGTAAAGCAGAGGATCAACAAAAGTTTTTTAACCGATGAGTTACCATGATGAAATCTAATTCGGAGGGTGTTCCATGCATTTGATTTCTATACACTCTAGTACTCTATTATGCATATtaattcattattatttatataacaTCTATCTATTTATATATCATGAACCACTTATTTATGACTAAACCACTTACATACAGATCCTCTCTACTTGTTTCACgtgtgaaaaaaattattaattctaTAACTGAACTGATAATATAATCGTATAACGATTGTACTTACCTGCAATCAAGGAAAGTGAGAATGGAGCTTTAGATGGAGCAACTGTGGTTGGCTGAGAAGCATTGATGAGCAGAACATTACCCTTAGTATTGAGAGTGACATCAGGTGAGAAATGGGGTATGTTCCCTGATAGATTGTTATTGGAGACATCAATAACCTTAAGTTGAGGTAGACCTGTTAAGCTCTCTGGTATTGGACCGCTCAAATTATTTCCACTGAGATACAACTCCCTCAGATCAGTTAAGTTTGTAAATGCAGTAGAGATGGTCCCCGTCAGATTCTTTTTGGTCAAATTCAGGCTTCTGATCTTGTTCTCAACGCACACAACGAAACTCCAGTTTTGACATGGATTGTTTCCTCGCCAAGATCTCGCCAACAAGAGAGGATACTCAAAATTCGCAGCAATTTGAAGCAAAGTGGTGACTTGCTTGTCACAAGGCCCTGCATGGTCTAAACAGAACCCATTATTGCTGGTGTTGACATCAGTAAAAGAGGATTGAAACACTGGTAATGGACCCTGAAAATAGTTTCTCTCCAAATGGACTGAAATCATGGTGAGATTCATCAAGGAAGGTGGAACTAAACCAGTTAACAAGTTATCTTGAAGATCCAGATAACCCAAGTTGGTGCAATTGGAAAAATGAGGCAGGGGACCAGTGAGCTTGTTGTTAGAGAGGAAAAGAGAGTACAAGCTTGAGAAGGAAGTGCATATGTCTTCTGGTAAGGTGCCAATAAGATTTGTAGCGTACAGTCGGAGGTCTTGGAGTTTGGAGGAAGACTGAACCAAATCAAGAGGGAAACTCCAGGGTGGGAGGTTGATGTTGTTACTTAGAGTGAGGGTTTCCAAACTGGAAAGACCCTGAAAGCAACGATGAGGGATGGAGGTGAAGTTGTTGTTGTCGAGTTGAACCTCTGTGAGCGTGGAGAGGCCGGCGAGAGAGGGAAGAGGCCCCGAGAGAGAGTTGTTGTCTAGAAGAAGATGGTTGAGTTGGGTGAGGGTGTTGTTGAGATCTGAAGGGATAGTGCCGGTGAGGGACATTGAAGAGAGTTTAAGAGCGTAGACTTTGCCTTCCTTACTGCATTCTACGCCATTCCAATTGCAGATATATGTGTCTTCGGACCAGTTGGAGGGAGCTGGCTTCAGAGCTTTCAGAAGCTTCCACAAGTAGCCAGCTTCTGGATCTCGAGCTTCTTGCAAATCGGAGTGGACGCACAaaatgaacaagaagaagatgaCTATAGCAAAAGTAGTAAAACCAACTTCagattttaatattattctcGGAGCCATTCGATTTAATTTGAGGTTTGAGCCACCAATGTAGCATGCAGCAACATAACATATATTTTAACAAACAACCCAACTTCAAATCTATGGTAATATTAAGTCTGGGTTTGGTAAAGCTTTTTGAAGAGCTGCttgtactttttaaaaaatttaagtgtTTGTGATTGTGGCTTTTAAAAGTTAAGGATGCTTTTGAAAGCACCTAAAGGGGAGTTTTTAAAGTTGGTTTatacttttcaaaattaaaaaaaaatctaatataataaatatttaaaattatctttattaattattaacactagattttatttatttttccacaCATATTTTCCGTCATTATATTGTGATTGGAATCGTtatatatttctaattttttaaccTAACCTTCACAAATTCTAAcacaatttttatataattttacttgagatatgtgttttattttttgtgatttgtagaagtgagtatatatatataggtaatAGACATATCACTAACGCTTGGATTACATACAAGTTTTATTATTGACTAATGATAactctatttatattagtatAGAGAgcaaatcaaataaatatttaaattattgatctctaaaatttgaaaaaaaaatattattcttcgttaaaaatatgtttattataattttttaatttttaaaaactattttaccaaatataattataatactTGTGCTTATTAAAAACTGTCTTTAACGTGATTTTACCAAACGCAAGTgctgtaatttttaaaaagtcgTCTTTTAAAAGACAGCTTTCATAactttaaaaaagtaaaagttTTACCAAATCAAACCTAAGTTGGCTAGCAGCGACTACTAGTTGACCAGCCAATAAACAAAGAACACGTGTAGCATAGGTTGGGATAATTAAGTCTCAGCCTAATTAAATTTCCTACTTAACACTTAATTACTACTCTTCAAAAGTGGCCATTGATCATTCAAGTTACACCAAAAGTAGTGTGGATTGTTGCTTTATTTTCTTGTGCTTTAATAAAGACACTTTCATCAATTATTAGGGCATACCTTCACCCATGCATGCATGCCCCACCTGATCAGGATTCAACCATACGTGTTTATTAATAATTAGCCACTTTTTTTTTACGGTATGTTTGTTAGAGACTTTGAATTACCTTATTAGATGTtagaactattttttttaaataataaagttaTGTATTCCGATCCATATATATTTACAAATGAATACTAtaaatatttgttaaaaaagcaaatatactaaaaaaataaattcttgaACGTATAAAAAACTTGGAAAGCTAGCTAAGTTATTCTAATCtctattcaaaaaataatttgttttcagcaaaaatttcatttattttatttttttaatagttatTTTTAGGATATTCATTAATGAAAGTGTTGTATGTCATGACTTTGTGTCTACCGTCTTCTCCTGTTGATTAAAGTTCCAACAAGAGATAATAAGCAACTTAGAAAGTTCATTGGATTCCTTCAATAATTCAGTTATTAATATCACATCACTACTATATCAATGTTCTTGTTTCTTGGTGGGTGTGTTACTTCTAAAAAGAAAATCTTGATTAATATGGAATATATCTCACTAATCACTATCTCAGTCCCACCATTTGCATTATGTGAACTGAGCGAAATAAGACATGCACTTGTCcaaagttatttttaaaaaatatattcaaaGTGTTAGTGGAATACACGGTTTTCTAAAGTGTTTaaagtatatataaaattaaagttggaaggacatgtaaaagtaaaagtattCAAGTCATAAAGAAGATAAAGGAAGACATGATGGCAAGAATGCTACTACCAAATGAAATAAAAGGCAACAGCAACTTATTAGCAGGTAGGGAATTAAATTAATTACTGATGTTAATTTAAATGcacaaaaaattatactttaaatgggtaaaagaaaaaagaatatgATATAAACTGAAATTGAATTACTTGAatttgaaattatagaaaacaGAATAAATAACTTCAACTTAAAGAAAGCAATGAATTTCTCAAACACAGTTGAAGGACTTCAAATTTAAAAAGACAATGCAAAAATTAACacgttataaaaaataaattacatgttcttttagagaaaattaaataaaatttatcctTAGATATTATTTATTAAGTACTTGATAGT
This window contains:
- the LOC130975964 gene encoding receptor-like kinase TMK4 translates to MAPRIILKSEVGFTTFAIVIFFLFILCVHSDLQEARDPEAGYLWKLLKALKPAPSNWSEDTYICNWNGVECSKEGKVYALKLSSMSLTGTIPSDLNNTLTQLNHLLLDNNSLSGPLPSLAGLSTLTEVQLDNNNFTSIPHRCFQGLSSLETLTLSNNINLPPWSFPLDLVQSSSKLQDLRLYATNLIGTLPEDICTSFSSLYSLFLSNNKLTGPLPHFSNCTNLGYLDLQDNLLTGLVPPSLMNLTMISVHLERNYFQGPLPVFQSSFTDVNTSNNGFCLDHAGPCDKQVTTLLQIAANFEYPLLLARSWRGNNPCQNWSFVVCVENKIRSLNLTKKNLTGTISTAFTNLTDLRELYLSGNNLSGPIPESLTGLPQLKVIDVSNNNLSGNIPHFSPDVTLNTKGNVLLINASQPTTVAPSKAPFSLSLIAGLSAASVGILVTCAAVIYKSKRLQKILFKKTIVDHNVEDLIQSHGFMVQKRYSYSQVKKMTNSFREELGKGAFGVVYKGSLSDGRQVAVKILKECKANGEEFINEVASINRTSHVNIVPFLGFCYEPNKRALIYEFMPNGSLDKFIDERASFNAVCKLDWNILYQVIIGIARGLEYLHWGCSTKILHLDIKPQNILLDEEFVPKIADFGLAKICTKKESIVSLQCARGTPGYIAPEVYNQMYGGVSRISHKSDVYSYGKLILVVVGGKKNYNNKDSRASEIFFTDWIYKELEQDNLSAKCLMNIEDENNDLVKKIILVSIWCIQRNPSDRPSMKRVIEMLEGPLDSIPFPPKPTWYSPQGSKLQSPDIAYDNTHETDSSTSAQNDSINPNEVA